One part of the Lasioglossum baleicum unplaced genomic scaffold, iyLasBale1 scaffold0047, whole genome shotgun sequence genome encodes these proteins:
- the LOC143219535 gene encoding uncharacterized protein LOC143219535, giving the protein MEKIAGKVKGSFVFVHNDYVYNKDHRSENIYRCNTRRTTRCCGAVMVLSDGTITLLKSHNHSKLFHTIQREKMKSDMLQLCRETLIPLKKIFDDICRQYPIAASTLSYNSIKAVLFRERQKSYPQVAPNLIAINDCIETHSIMDNITKIVIKDEEGKAAILFTTGTLLNVLDTSHCIYADGIFSVSSIQVKVKYICRV; this is encoded by the exons atggaaaaaatcgcaggtaaagtgaaaggttcttttgtctttgtacacaacgattacgtgtacaataaagatcatcgcagtgaaaatatttatcgttgcAACACACGACGCACCACACGATGTTGTGGGGCTGTGATGGTTCTCAGCGATGGGACTATTACGCTATTAAAATCCCACAATCATTCTAAATTGTTTCATACAATCCAGCGGGAGAAAATGAAAAGTGATATGCTTCAACTATGTCGGGAGACATTgatcccattaaaaaaaatcttcGATGACATCTGTAGACA GTATCCTATTGCTGCAAGCACATTATCATATAACAGTATAAAAGCTGTACTTTTCCGAGAAAGACAAAAAAGCTATCCACAAGTTGCGCCTAATTTAATCGCCATAAATGACTGCATTGAGACTCATTCTATCATGGATAACATTACTAAAATAGTAATAAAGGATGAAGAGGGTAAAGCAGCCATTTTGTTCACTACAGGCACACTTTTGAACGTTCTTGATACCTCCCACTGTATCTATGCTGATGGTATTTTCTCCGTAAGTAGTatacaagtgaaagtaaa